A window of the Lates calcarifer isolate ASB-BC8 linkage group LG18, TLL_Latcal_v3, whole genome shotgun sequence genome harbors these coding sequences:
- the cald1a gene encoding LOW QUALITY PROTEIN: caldesmon 1a (The sequence of the model RefSeq protein was modified relative to this genomic sequence to represent the inferred CDS: deleted 1 base in 1 codon) produces MEEMDFERRRELRRQKREEMRLEAERLARNDDDEEEAARERRRRARQERLRSREGEEPSGQPDSLVMTNSHSVTETVSVSSSYGGGGDDEDQALLDRMAKREERRQRRMKEALERQRQLDPTATEDNDSVATEKNNEEEERPSSWRRGRYRDNEEEEEKMSMYSSRREEKEREEPREEEEEEEAAPAGGEEPEEGVDEEEEQKVEVVEDKPRRSYLREQESTEEPKTQNKELAEEETHSVVRESSNQAKSADSEAEEDAVESGEAEEVPEDDNVDNSSEHKPVTLINDTEEDTEVSQILHSEDNEVNERGAAGEEREEQRKQNGGLHDEAAPKQHRKPERTLSRGSVRSPEVSAGDDQDDAARLEAERKLEELKRRRDDAESEEFERMRQKQQEAEAELEELKRKREERRKVLEEEERQKKQEEAERKAKEEEEKRKMKEEIERRRAEAAEKRQKVEDTMDGEDKPFKCVSPRGSSLKIGERAEFLNKSAQKSSVKTSHSPVVSKIDNRLEQYTSAAQQRENKESRSPRSGAVDLPMVTDSIRNIKSMWEKGNVFTSPGSGGSTFKEAAVMKTGVAGRINDWLNKTPESSKASGGRPADLKPVDVTNKRSLWENKGASPTKVAGRGETKSVANGMGH; encoded by the exons ATGGAGGAAATGGACTTTGAGCGGCGCCGGGAGCTGAGGAGGcagaagagggaggagatgcGCCTAGAGGCCGAACG GTTGGCGaggaatgatgatgatgaagaagaggcGGCCCGCGAGAGGAGGCGCAGGGCACGCCAGGAGAGGCTGAGGAGCAGGGAGGGCGAGGAGCCCAGTGGACAGCCAGACAGTCTGGTCATGACCAACAGCCACAG tgtgacagagacagtgtCTGTGAGCAGCTCCTATGGAGGCGGTGGAGACGACGAGGACCAAGCCCTGCTGGACCGCATGGCCAAACGCGAGGAGAGACGGCAGAGACGCATGAAGGAGGCGCTGGAGAGGCAGAGGCAGCTGGACCCCACCGCGACAGAGGACAACGACAGCGTCGCCACGGAGAAGAACaacgaggaagaggagaggcCCTCCTCCTGGCGCAGGGGTCGCTACCGTGacaatgaggaggaggaggagaagatgtcCATGTACAGCtcaaggagagaggagaaggagcgAGAGGAgccgagagaggaggaggaggaggaagaggctgcTCCTGCGGGTGGAGAGGAACCAGAGGAGGGTgtagatgaagaagaggagcagaaagtggaggtggtggaggacaAACCGAGAAGGTCTTACTTGAGAGAACAG GAATCAACCGAAGAGCCTAAAACTCAAAACAAG GAACTTGCTGAAGAAGAAACACATTCAGTAGTCAGAGAGAGTTCAAATCAGGCCAAGTCAGCAGATTCAGAGGCTGAGGAGGATGCAGTAGAGTCAGGGGAGGCTGAAGAGGTACCTGAGGATGATAATGTAGATAATTCATCAGAGCACAAGCCTGTGACACTCATAAATGACACTGAAGAGGACACTGAGGTATCTCAGATACTGCACTCAGAGGATAATGAG GTGAATGAGAGAGGCGCAGccggagaggagagggaggagcagaggaagcaGAACGGAGGGCTGCACGACGAGGCGGCTCCCAAACAACACAGGAAACCTGAGAGGACCCtcag TCGCGGCAGCGTACGCTCCCCCGAGGTGTCCGCAGGTGACGACCAGGACGACGCTGCCCGCCTGGAGGCAGAGCGcaagctggaggagctgaagcGCCGCCGCGACGACGCAGAGAGCGAGGAGTTCGAGAGGATGAggcagaagcagcaggaggccGAAGCcgagctggaggagctgaagaggaagagggaggagaggaggaaggtgctggaggaggaggagaggcagaagaagcaggaggaggcgGAGAGGAAAGCCAAGGAGGAG gaggagaagaggaagatgaaggaggagattgaaaggaggagagcagaggcagCCGAGAAGAGACAGAAGGTGGAGGACACTATGGACGGGGAGGATAAACCCTTCAAGTGTGTCAGCCCCAGAGGCTCCTCTCTGAAG ATCGGAGAGAGGGCAGAGTTCCTGAACAAGTCGGCAcagaaaag CTCAGTGAAGACGTCTCATTCTCCTGTGGTGTCCAAGATAGACAACAGGCTGGAGCAGTACACCTCAGCTGCTCAG CAGAGGGAGAACAAGGAGTCCCGATCCCCTCGCTCTGGAGCGGTGGATCTGCCCATGGTCACTGACAGCATACGAAACATCAAGAGCATGTGGGAGAAAGGCAATGTGTTCACCTCGCCTGGAAGTGGCGGAAGCACGTTCAAG gaagcagctgtGATGAAGACAGGCGTGGCGGGCCGCATCAACGACTGGCTGAATAAAACCCCGGAGAGCAGCAAAGCATCAGGAGGAAGGCCAGCG GACCTGAAGC CTGTTGACGTCACCAACAAGAGGAGTCTATGGGAAAACAAAGGCGCCTCTCCGACCAAG GTGGCAGGCAGAGGGGAGACCAAATCAGTCGCCAATG GGATGGGGCACTAA